One part of the Lapillicoccus jejuensis genome encodes these proteins:
- a CDS encoding pyridoxal phosphate-dependent decarboxylase family protein — protein sequence MHRFDQTSTRATIDAVLAYAADRLSLDPVPLDAPRSPEELAEAAGRTVTPEGLGAAKALEVFAEVLAPACLSVDHPRYLSFIPCAPTKEAAAFDVVVGASSIYGGSWLEGAGAVHAENEALRWIADLAGLPPQAGGVFVPGGTIGNLSALVAARHSARARAVAAGSDVRPWRVATTYGAHSSIQSACDVMDAELVTVPMDEHWRLSAAALRATLEEHGAQTFFAVVATSGTTNFGVVDDLAAVAEVCAEYGVWFHVDGAYGGAGLAAPSVRHLYDGIEQADSFIVDPHKWLFAPFDCCALLYRDPALARAAHTQKASYLDILTEAPEWNPTDYSVGLTRRARGLPLWYSLATHGTQAYTDAVERTLQVAAYAEEEIGRRPYLEVLRERDLSVVVFRRVGWTPADYAVWSQRLLDEQVAFVVPTSHEGETVTRIAVVNPETSEEDIRVVLNSMT from the coding sequence GTGCACCGCTTCGACCAGACCAGCACCCGCGCGACGATCGACGCGGTGCTCGCCTACGCCGCCGACCGCCTCAGCCTCGACCCCGTCCCGCTCGACGCCCCGCGCTCCCCGGAGGAGCTCGCCGAGGCCGCCGGCCGGACCGTCACCCCCGAGGGGCTCGGCGCCGCGAAGGCGCTCGAGGTCTTCGCCGAGGTCCTCGCGCCCGCGTGCCTGTCGGTCGACCACCCGCGCTACCTGTCCTTCATCCCGTGCGCACCGACCAAGGAGGCAGCCGCCTTCGACGTCGTCGTCGGCGCGTCGTCGATCTACGGCGGCTCGTGGCTCGAGGGGGCCGGCGCGGTCCACGCCGAGAACGAGGCGCTGCGCTGGATCGCCGACCTCGCCGGGCTACCGCCGCAGGCGGGCGGCGTCTTCGTCCCCGGCGGGACGATCGGCAACCTCTCCGCGCTGGTCGCCGCGCGGCACTCGGCGCGGGCGCGCGCCGTCGCCGCCGGCTCCGACGTGCGGCCCTGGCGGGTCGCGACGACGTACGGGGCCCACTCGTCCATCCAGTCCGCGTGCGACGTCATGGACGCCGAGCTCGTCACCGTGCCCATGGACGAGCACTGGCGGCTGTCGGCGGCCGCGCTGCGGGCGACGCTGGAGGAGCACGGCGCGCAGACCTTCTTCGCCGTCGTCGCCACGTCGGGGACGACGAACTTCGGCGTCGTCGACGACCTGGCCGCGGTGGCGGAGGTCTGCGCGGAGTACGGCGTGTGGTTCCACGTCGACGGCGCGTACGGCGGCGCCGGGCTCGCCGCGCCGTCCGTGCGGCACCTCTACGACGGGATCGAGCAGGCCGACTCGTTCATCGTCGACCCGCACAAGTGGCTCTTCGCGCCCTTCGACTGCTGCGCGCTGCTCTACCGCGACCCGGCCCTCGCGCGGGCGGCGCACACCCAGAAGGCGTCGTACCTCGACATCCTCACCGAGGCCCCGGAGTGGAACCCGACGGACTACTCGGTCGGCCTGACGCGGCGGGCCCGCGGGCTGCCGCTGTGGTACTCGCTCGCGACGCACGGCACGCAGGCCTACACCGACGCGGTCGAGCGGACCCTGCAGGTGGCGGCCTACGCGGAGGAGGAGATCGGGCGGCGGCCCTACCTCGAGGTGCTGCGCGAGCGCGACCTGTCGGTGGTCGTCTTCCGGCGGGTGGGCTGGACCCCGGCCGACTACGCGGTGTGGTCGCAGCGGCTGCTCGACGAGCAGGTCGCCTTCGTCGTGCCCACCTCGCACGAGGGGGAGACCGTCACGCGCATCGCCGTCGTCAACCCGGAGACCAGCGAGGAGGACATCCGGGTCGTCCTCAACTCGATGACCTGA
- a CDS encoding DUF3263 domain-containing protein, with amino-acid sequence MNAQQQHEQPSAPVPTLDARDQEILAFERQWWKYAGAKEQAIKELFDMSSTRYYQVLNALIDNPAALAADPMLVKRLRRLRSSRQRARSARRLGFDV; translated from the coding sequence GTGAACGCCCAGCAGCAGCACGAGCAGCCGAGCGCCCCCGTCCCGACGCTGGACGCCCGGGACCAGGAGATCCTCGCCTTCGAGCGGCAGTGGTGGAAGTACGCCGGCGCCAAGGAGCAGGCGATCAAGGAGCTCTTCGACATGAGCTCGACGCGGTACTACCAGGTGCTCAACGCGCTCATCGACAACCCGGCCGCGCTCGCCGCCGACCCGATGCTCGTCAAGCGGCTGCGCCGGCTGCGGTCCTCGCGCCAGCGGGCGCGCAGCGCGCGCCGGCTCGGCTTCGACGTCTGA
- a CDS encoding P1 family peptidase, protein MRPGPHNALTDVAGLRVGHATRREPGWLTGTTVVVAPDGGAVCGVDVRGGGPGTRETDLLDPRNLVDRVDAVVLGGGSALGLAAADGVAQGLLADGRGWPMGAPGAVVPIVPGAILFDLGRGGVWGHHPRAEDGRAAYDAATGGPVPQGVVGAGTGASAGGLKGGIGTASVVLPTGVTVAALVAVNAVGSAVDPATGEPYGARHALGDELAGLRRPLAADVEAARARAATLGPQGQRPAMATTIGVIATDATLTKAQAQKTCGLGHDGMARAISPVHTLFDGDTLFCLATGERPAPDLPGLFALMAAAGDCVTRAIVHALLAAESVDASADGGVVLRSYRDAFPSAF, encoded by the coding sequence CTGCGCCCCGGCCCGCACAACGCCCTCACCGACGTCGCCGGGCTGCGCGTCGGGCACGCGACCCGGCGCGAGCCCGGCTGGCTGACCGGCACGACCGTGGTCGTCGCCCCGGACGGCGGGGCCGTCTGCGGCGTCGACGTGCGCGGGGGCGGCCCCGGCACGCGGGAGACCGACCTGCTCGACCCGCGCAACCTCGTCGACCGCGTCGACGCCGTCGTCCTCGGTGGGGGGAGCGCGCTCGGGTTGGCCGCCGCCGACGGCGTCGCGCAGGGGCTGCTGGCCGACGGCCGGGGGTGGCCGATGGGGGCGCCGGGGGCGGTCGTGCCGATCGTGCCGGGCGCGATCCTCTTCGACCTCGGTCGCGGCGGCGTGTGGGGTCACCACCCGCGGGCGGAGGACGGCCGGGCGGCGTACGACGCCGCGACCGGCGGGCCCGTCCCGCAGGGCGTCGTCGGCGCCGGCACCGGGGCGAGCGCGGGCGGGCTCAAGGGCGGGATCGGGACGGCGAGCGTCGTCCTGCCCACCGGGGTCACCGTCGCGGCCCTCGTCGCGGTCAACGCGGTCGGGTCGGCGGTCGACCCGGCGACCGGCGAGCCGTACGGCGCCCGGCACGCCCTCGGCGACGAGCTCGCGGGGCTGCGGCGGCCGCTGGCGGCCGACGTCGAGGCGGCCCGGGCGCGGGCGGCGACGCTCGGTCCGCAGGGGCAGCGGCCGGCGATGGCGACGACCATCGGGGTGATCGCGACGGACGCGACGCTGACCAAGGCCCAGGCGCAGAAGACCTGCGGGCTCGGCCACGACGGGATGGCCCGGGCGATCTCGCCGGTGCACACCCTCTTCGACGGGGACACGCTGTTCTGCCTCGCGACGGGGGAGCGACCGGCCCCGGACCTGCCGGGCCTGTTCGCGCTCATGGCCGCCGCGGGCGACTGCGTGACCCGGGCGATCGTCCACGCGCTGCTCGCCGCCGAGTCGGTCGACGCGAGCGCGGACGGCGGCGTGGTGCTGCGGTCGTACCGAGACGCCTTCCCCTCCGCCTTCTGA
- a CDS encoding TIGR03086 family metal-binding protein: MTTTTQTTDPRPALLAALDQAGRLVHQVGPGDLTRPTPCEEYDVRGLLGHLVAVEGRIAHILTGGRPFEVPSVVERPEDDWAAAWDAARDRVDAVLADDACLQGTVTHPIGVLPAPAAISIYVSEVATHGWDLAMALGRRDELDDAVAEPVLGPIRRALPESGRDGMPFGEPVPVGDDATPYDALVAWTGRDPRWTA, translated from the coding sequence ATGACCACGACCACGCAGACCACCGACCCCCGACCCGCCCTGCTCGCCGCGCTCGACCAGGCCGGCCGCCTCGTCCACCAGGTCGGCCCCGGCGACCTCACCCGTCCGACCCCGTGCGAGGAGTACGACGTCCGCGGCCTGCTCGGCCACCTCGTCGCCGTCGAGGGGCGGATCGCCCACATCCTCACCGGCGGGCGGCCGTTCGAGGTCCCGAGCGTCGTCGAGCGGCCGGAGGACGACTGGGCCGCGGCCTGGGACGCCGCCCGCGACCGGGTCGACGCCGTCCTCGCCGACGACGCGTGCCTTCAGGGCACCGTGACCCACCCCATCGGGGTGCTGCCGGCGCCGGCCGCGATCTCGATCTACGTCTCCGAGGTCGCGACCCACGGCTGGGACCTCGCGATGGCGCTGGGCCGCCGCGACGAGCTCGACGACGCCGTCGCCGAGCCGGTGCTCGGCCCGATCCGCCGCGCGCTGCCGGAGTCCGGCCGCGACGGGATGCCGTTCGGCGAGCCCGTCCCGGTCGGTGACGACGCGACGCCGTACGACGCCCTGGTGGCCTGGACCGGTCGCGACCCCCGCTGGACGGCCTGA
- a CDS encoding helix-turn-helix transcriptional regulator: MRADRLLQLLYLLRRHGRLTAARLAELLEVSERTVLRDMEALSAAGVPVYTEQGRGGGCVLLEGWETDVSGLSPDEAQALFAWTAQGAAADLGLGPQLATALTKLSATVPQPALERADALAAVVVVDRRRWFAASEEVPLLPRLREAAVARRRVRLRYGAPSDPEPSRRTVDPYGLVENAGRWYLLAAHRGVVKSFRASRILEATVLDEPARVPPDLDLAAEWARVRAAFEDRQQGVALVVAVRPEVLGRFRLVASSQVATGTAAEAAGEHDGWPLLRLTVRAQEAGVALVLGFGGDVRLVEPVALPDAVRRRARAALALHGGSAEM; the protein is encoded by the coding sequence ATGCGCGCCGACCGGCTCCTCCAGCTGCTCTACCTGCTGCGCCGGCACGGCCGGCTGACCGCCGCCCGGCTGGCCGAGCTCCTCGAGGTGTCCGAGCGGACCGTCCTGCGCGACATGGAGGCGCTGTCCGCGGCGGGGGTGCCGGTCTACACCGAGCAGGGTCGCGGCGGGGGGTGCGTCCTGCTCGAGGGGTGGGAGACCGACGTCAGCGGCCTCAGCCCCGACGAGGCCCAGGCCCTCTTCGCGTGGACCGCGCAGGGCGCGGCCGCCGACCTCGGGCTCGGGCCGCAGCTCGCGACCGCGCTCACCAAGCTCTCGGCGACCGTGCCCCAGCCGGCGCTCGAGCGGGCCGACGCGCTCGCCGCGGTCGTCGTCGTCGACCGCCGCCGCTGGTTCGCGGCGAGCGAGGAGGTGCCGCTGCTGCCGCGGCTGCGCGAGGCCGCGGTCGCCCGGCGCCGGGTCCGGCTGCGGTACGGCGCCCCCTCCGACCCCGAGCCCTCCCGGCGCACCGTCGACCCCTACGGCCTCGTCGAGAACGCCGGCCGGTGGTACCTGCTGGCCGCGCACCGCGGGGTCGTCAAGAGCTTCCGGGCCTCGCGGATCCTCGAGGCGACGGTGCTCGACGAGCCGGCCCGGGTGCCGCCCGACCTCGACCTCGCCGCCGAGTGGGCGCGGGTGCGGGCGGCGTTCGAGGACCGGCAGCAGGGGGTGGCCCTCGTCGTGGCGGTGCGCCCGGAGGTGCTGGGCCGGTTCCGGCTCGTCGCCTCGTCGCAGGTGGCGACCGGGACGGCCGCCGAGGCCGCGGGCGAGCACGACGGGTGGCCGCTGCTGCGGCTCACCGTCCGGGCGCAGGAGGCGGGCGTCGCGCTCGTCCTGGGCTTCGGCGGCGACGTCCGGCTGGTGGAGCCGGTCGCCCTGCCCGACGCCGTACGACGTCGCGCCCGCGCCGCGCTCGCGCTGCACGGCGGGTCGGCCGAGATGTAG
- a CDS encoding methyltransferase domain-containing protein produces the protein MPDTYSHGHHESVLRSHTWRTAENSAGYLLPHLGAGMDVLDVGCGPGTITLDLARHVAPGGRVVGLEPVEAPLEVARGHAADRGDDVSLAVEWVVGDVYALEVPDATYDVVHAHQVLQHLTDPVAALREMRRVSKPGGLVAVRDADYAAMVWHPRDPRLDRWLEVYEAVARGNDAEPDAARHLLSWAHAAGFEDVTCTASTWCYAGETDRTWWGGLWADRIRHSSVAEQAVARGIATPDELEQIAGGWRAWSADPDGWFAVVNGELLARV, from the coding sequence ATGCCGGACACGTACTCCCACGGTCACCACGAGTCGGTCCTGCGCTCGCACACCTGGCGCACCGCCGAGAACTCCGCCGGCTACCTCCTGCCGCACCTCGGCGCCGGGATGGACGTGCTCGACGTGGGCTGCGGGCCGGGGACGATCACCCTCGACCTCGCGCGGCACGTCGCGCCGGGTGGCCGCGTCGTCGGGCTCGAGCCGGTCGAGGCGCCGCTCGAGGTCGCGCGCGGCCACGCGGCCGACCGCGGCGACGACGTCTCGCTCGCCGTCGAGTGGGTGGTCGGCGACGTCTACGCGCTCGAGGTGCCCGACGCGACGTACGACGTCGTGCACGCCCACCAGGTGCTCCAGCACCTCACCGACCCCGTCGCGGCACTGCGCGAGATGCGCCGGGTCAGCAAGCCGGGCGGGCTCGTCGCCGTCCGGGACGCCGACTACGCGGCCATGGTCTGGCACCCGCGCGACCCGCGGCTGGACCGGTGGCTCGAGGTCTATGAGGCGGTCGCCCGTGGCAACGACGCCGAGCCCGACGCCGCCCGGCACCTGCTGTCGTGGGCGCACGCCGCGGGGTTCGAGGACGTGACCTGCACCGCGTCGACGTGGTGCTACGCCGGGGAGACCGACCGGACCTGGTGGGGCGGGCTGTGGGCCGACCGGATCCGGCACAGCAGCGTCGCCGAGCAGGCCGTCGCCCGCGGCATCGCGACGCCCGACGAGCTCGAGCAGATCGCCGGTGGCTGGCGGGCCTGGTCCGCCGACCCCGACGGTTGGTTCGCCGTCGTCAACGGCGAGCTCCTGGCCCGCGTCTGA
- a CDS encoding OsmC family protein has protein sequence MDKDALSAVQAPLKQRYRDDAGSAVVTMRASGRLGEGVSCSLDTGRALAEAGLHPAAGGDGTQLCSGDLLLEALVACAGVTMKAVATSLGLELRGGTVRAEGDLDFRGTLAVDKEAPVGFRAIRLAFEVETDATPDELATLEKLTERYCVVWQSLRTPPEGSVTITAA, from the coding sequence ATGGACAAGGACGCCCTCTCCGCCGTGCAGGCCCCCCTCAAGCAGCGCTACCGCGACGACGCGGGCAGCGCGGTCGTGACGATGCGGGCCAGCGGCCGGCTCGGCGAGGGAGTCTCGTGCTCCCTCGACACCGGCCGGGCGCTGGCCGAGGCCGGGTTGCACCCGGCCGCAGGCGGCGACGGCACCCAGCTGTGCTCCGGCGACCTGCTCCTCGAGGCCCTCGTCGCGTGCGCCGGCGTGACGATGAAGGCGGTGGCGACGTCGCTCGGCCTCGAGCTGCGCGGCGGCACCGTCCGCGCCGAGGGCGACCTCGACTTCCGCGGCACCCTCGCCGTCGACAAGGAGGCGCCGGTGGGGTTCCGGGCCATCCGGCTCGCCTTCGAGGTCGAGACCGACGCCACCCCCGACGAGCTCGCGACGCTGGAGAAGCTCACCGAGCGCTACTGCGTCGTCTGGCAGTCCCTGCGCACCCCGCCCGAGGGCAGCGTCACCATCACCGCCGCCTGA
- a CDS encoding ATP-dependent endonuclease, with protein sequence MLVEGESDARAVEALARRAGLDGASYVVVAMGGVTNVGRHLRELVDERPDALVAGLCDAGEVDVVARALTRSGFGRALDRWDLAALGFFVCEADLEDELLRALGDGAALEVVEGQGDLRSFHAMPEQAPHRDRPLRQRLRRFLGSGSGRKIRYAPLLVEALPAGAEPAPLAALVAHVARWGGG encoded by the coding sequence GTGCTCGTCGAGGGCGAGAGCGACGCCCGGGCCGTCGAGGCGCTGGCGCGCCGGGCCGGGCTCGACGGGGCGTCGTACGTCGTCGTGGCGATGGGCGGGGTGACCAACGTCGGTCGGCACCTGCGCGAGCTGGTCGACGAGCGGCCCGACGCGCTCGTGGCCGGGCTGTGCGACGCCGGCGAGGTCGACGTCGTCGCGCGGGCGCTGACCCGGTCGGGGTTCGGGCGGGCGCTGGACCGGTGGGACCTCGCGGCGCTCGGGTTCTTCGTCTGCGAGGCCGACCTCGAGGACGAGCTGCTGCGGGCCCTCGGCGACGGCGCCGCGCTGGAGGTGGTCGAGGGGCAGGGCGACCTGCGCTCGTTCCACGCGATGCCCGAGCAGGCACCGCACCGGGACCGGCCGCTGCGACAACGGCTGCGGCGCTTCCTCGGCAGCGGGTCGGGGCGCAAGATCCGCTACGCGCCGCTGCTCGTCGAGGCGCTGCCCGCGGGCGCCGAGCCGGCCCCGCTCGCCGCGCTCGTCGCGCACGTGGCCCGGTGGGGCGGCGGGTGA
- a CDS encoding prolyl oligopeptidase family serine peptidase, which translates to MSSSVGATGPEVLTPAWVSDLWAPSRPVLSSDARRLAWTMAPHGREGEHDERSLWVADLTSGEPARRWTRGHDDQDPAWSPDGLWLAFRSDRVERGRPGLHVLDVGGGEARALVERARAVGAFAWTPDGTALWFLAPDEPGEEDERREREHDDPDVWGERWEHQRLWRVPVSGGEARRVWAPDRHVDAVAVSPSGRLALVTRRSPLLEHAQGSELWVAAADGGGARRVAAAPFASDVAWWGDGTVVFRASHDLRPQGGGTAWAVDAGADDVGADGEARAPRVVGTRVDEPRCTSGLAANGSGALVVVADGVATRVETLARDGGGRRVLVEVTGDLRDPALGDDGRLAVVLDEPRRAVGRVAVVEPDGTVTAVPVADVPGSDPDVPLVRASVLTATSADGTKLEAVVLRPDDAGAGPWPTVVLPHGGPYGRDTLDAAPYPLGGGWGQLLAARGYAVLLPNYRGSLGRGHDFAAQARGRMGGPEWADVEACVDAAVAAGIADGDRLGIGGWSQGGFLTAWAVTATDRYRAAVMGAGVSDWSMMAATSDLPDFEAELGGSTPWDGPGPHRAATGSPISYAARRTTPLLILHGAEDARVPASQAVAFHRALERADPAGAVPLSLVLYPREPHGVRERRHQVDLQERVLAWFERFLR; encoded by the coding sequence ATGAGCAGCAGCGTCGGCGCGACCGGCCCCGAGGTCCTCACCCCCGCGTGGGTCAGCGACCTGTGGGCGCCGTCGCGGCCGGTGCTGTCGTCGGACGCGCGGCGGCTGGCGTGGACGATGGCCCCGCACGGCCGCGAGGGCGAGCACGACGAGCGCAGCCTGTGGGTGGCCGACCTGACGTCCGGGGAGCCGGCGCGCCGGTGGACCCGGGGCCACGACGACCAGGACCCGGCCTGGTCGCCCGACGGCCTCTGGCTCGCCTTCCGGTCGGACCGCGTCGAGCGCGGACGGCCCGGGCTGCACGTCCTCGACGTCGGTGGGGGTGAGGCGAGGGCTCTCGTCGAGCGGGCGCGGGCGGTCGGCGCGTTCGCCTGGACGCCGGACGGGACGGCGCTGTGGTTCCTCGCGCCCGACGAGCCGGGCGAGGAGGACGAGCGCCGCGAGCGCGAGCACGACGACCCCGACGTCTGGGGCGAGCGGTGGGAGCACCAGCGGCTGTGGCGGGTTCCGGTCTCGGGTGGGGAGGCGCGGCGGGTCTGGGCGCCGGACCGGCACGTCGACGCGGTCGCGGTCTCGCCGTCCGGTCGGCTGGCGCTGGTCACCCGGCGCAGCCCGCTCCTCGAGCACGCGCAGGGGTCCGAGCTGTGGGTGGCGGCCGCGGACGGCGGCGGGGCGCGCCGGGTGGCGGCAGCGCCGTTCGCGTCCGACGTGGCGTGGTGGGGCGACGGCACGGTGGTGTTCCGCGCGAGCCACGACCTTCGCCCGCAGGGCGGGGGCACGGCCTGGGCGGTCGACGCCGGCGCGGACGACGTCGGCGCGGACGGGGAGGCGCGGGCCCCGCGCGTGGTCGGGACGAGGGTCGACGAGCCGCGGTGCACGTCGGGGCTGGCGGCGAACGGGTCGGGCGCCCTGGTCGTCGTCGCCGACGGGGTCGCGACCCGGGTGGAGACGCTGGCGCGCGACGGCGGCGGGCGCCGCGTGCTGGTCGAGGTGACCGGTGACCTGCGCGACCCGGCCCTCGGCGACGACGGCCGGCTCGCCGTCGTGCTCGACGAGCCGCGCCGGGCCGTGGGCCGGGTCGCCGTCGTCGAGCCGGACGGGACGGTGACGGCGGTGCCGGTGGCCGACGTGCCGGGCTCCGACCCGGACGTCCCGCTCGTCCGGGCGAGCGTGCTCACGGCGACCTCCGCGGACGGCACGAAGCTGGAGGCGGTCGTCCTGCGGCCCGATGACGCGGGGGCCGGACCGTGGCCGACGGTCGTCCTGCCGCACGGCGGACCCTACGGGCGCGACACCCTCGACGCGGCGCCGTACCCGCTCGGCGGCGGGTGGGGGCAGCTGCTCGCCGCGCGGGGGTACGCCGTGCTCCTGCCGAACTACCGCGGCAGCCTCGGACGCGGGCACGACTTCGCCGCGCAGGCCCGGGGGCGGATGGGCGGCCCGGAGTGGGCCGACGTCGAGGCGTGCGTCGACGCCGCGGTGGCCGCCGGGATCGCGGACGGCGACCGTCTCGGGATCGGCGGGTGGAGCCAGGGCGGGTTCCTCACCGCGTGGGCGGTGACGGCGACGGACCGGTACCGGGCTGCCGTCATGGGGGCCGGGGTGAGCGACTGGTCGATGATGGCGGCGACGTCGGACCTGCCGGACTTCGAGGCCGAGCTCGGCGGGAGCACCCCGTGGGACGGGCCCGGTCCGCACCGGGCCGCGACCGGGTCGCCGATCTCGTACGCCGCCCGCCGCACGACGCCGCTGCTCATCCTGCACGGCGCCGAGGACGCCCGGGTGCCGGCCTCGCAGGCGGTCGCCTTCCACCGGGCGCTGGAGCGGGCCGACCCGGCGGGGGCGGTGCCGCTCTCGCTCGTGCTCTACCCCCGCGAGCCGCACGGGGTGCGCGAGCGCCGGCACCAGGTCGACCTGCAGGAGCGGGTCCTCGCGTGGTTCGAGAGGTTCCTGCGCTGA
- a CDS encoding endonuclease/exonuclease/phosphatase family protein: MTELRVATWNLLTEHDGGAPPWAERVEVLARHVGALAPAVLATQEGSAAMLDDLVGRLPGHRWVGEGRRGRGRDECTALVYDAAALTVLDVRHRWLSPTPLVPGSVAPGADLPRMLTTVHLHHAGSGARFVVVGTHLDHVGEAARDLGAALVAEELGGGPTVVLGDFNAAAGRSAPYGRLVGAGLVDALAPREREEQRRATFVGVPGRDGADEGQIDWLLVTPGIEVVRGWVDEGPTEGFGSDHRPVVADLRLPS, encoded by the coding sequence GTGACCGAGCTGCGGGTGGCGACGTGGAACCTGCTGACCGAGCACGACGGCGGGGCGCCGCCGTGGGCGGAGCGGGTCGAGGTGCTCGCGCGTCACGTTGGCGCGCTCGCGCCGGCCGTGCTCGCCACCCAGGAGGGGTCGGCGGCGATGCTCGACGACCTCGTCGGGCGGTTGCCGGGCCACCGCTGGGTCGGTGAGGGCCGGCGCGGCAGGGGCCGTGACGAGTGCACCGCGCTGGTGTACGACGCCGCCGCCCTCACCGTCCTCGACGTGCGGCACCGGTGGCTCTCGCCCACCCCGCTCGTGCCGGGCTCCGTCGCCCCCGGCGCCGACCTGCCGCGGATGCTCACGACGGTCCACCTGCACCACGCGGGGAGCGGCGCCCGGTTCGTCGTCGTCGGCACGCACCTCGACCACGTCGGCGAGGCGGCCCGCGACCTCGGCGCGGCGCTCGTCGCCGAGGAGCTCGGGGGCGGGCCCACCGTCGTCCTCGGCGACTTCAACGCGGCGGCGGGCCGCAGTGCGCCGTACGGGCGGCTGGTGGGGGCGGGACTGGTCGACGCGCTCGCCCCGCGCGAGCGCGAGGAGCAGCGGCGGGCGACGTTCGTCGGGGTGCCGGGCCGGGACGGGGCGGACGAGGGGCAGATCGACTGGCTGCTCGTCACGCCGGGGATCGAGGTGGTGAGGGGCTGGGTGGACGAGGGGCCGACCGAGGGGTTCGGCTCGGACCATCGGCCGGTGGTCGCCGACCTGCGGCTGCCCTCGTAG
- a CDS encoding M48 family metallopeptidase, whose translation MHLFDPFAPEPDAGHYPDLVLCPHCRRDVPAGPRWVTWCEGCGWNALVGAPEPATSGPSWASRWTARVRVRAARRVHAELLAGGGTGSPWPRRAAVAVAVVVLALTVVQVGLVLLWVVRGSGFWHWPLAVLLVLLLAAVLRGLVPPSLERGRGAGPDELSPDDAPALHALVRDVADLVGVVPPRRLRLSTQDNAWVSRELYGRHVDLTLGLVLWGRLSWDARLALLGHELGHCLPRGGGHRAVHAAGLVLRGWLRVLWPSGYDVAVMRYRSRWDRSGGLIGGPVLVWLATVLQRLAAVPALLALVLLDRLEASASQRAEYAADVAAARVAGTPGAVALLSGLVDPRGWLTSVSSALRRDEDVWTALAVAGRRPARETARLRRIARDETVRVDASHPPTALRIDLLERLPRTGPAATMTPERLAAVDREVEGLLRTRRRALTDRLLESWV comes from the coding sequence GTGCACCTTTTCGACCCTTTTGCTCCGGAGCCTGACGCGGGTCACTACCCCGACCTGGTCCTGTGCCCGCACTGTCGCCGCGACGTGCCGGCGGGGCCGCGGTGGGTGACGTGGTGCGAGGGCTGCGGGTGGAACGCCCTCGTCGGGGCACCCGAGCCCGCGACCTCGGGGCCGTCGTGGGCCTCCCGGTGGACCGCGCGGGTCCGGGTCCGCGCCGCGCGGCGCGTACACGCCGAGCTGCTCGCCGGGGGCGGCACGGGCTCGCCCTGGCCGCGTCGGGCCGCCGTCGCGGTCGCCGTCGTCGTCCTGGCCCTCACCGTGGTGCAGGTCGGCCTCGTCCTGCTGTGGGTCGTGCGCGGCAGCGGCTTCTGGCACTGGCCGCTGGCCGTGCTGCTCGTCCTGCTGCTCGCCGCCGTGCTGCGCGGTCTCGTCCCCCCGTCCCTGGAGCGTGGCCGAGGGGCGGGACCCGACGAGCTCTCGCCGGACGACGCCCCCGCGCTGCACGCGCTGGTCCGCGACGTCGCGGACCTCGTGGGGGTGGTGCCGCCGCGCCGGCTGCGCCTCAGCACGCAGGACAACGCGTGGGTGAGTCGCGAGCTGTACGGGCGGCACGTCGACCTCACCCTGGGCCTCGTGCTCTGGGGTCGGCTGTCGTGGGACGCCCGCCTCGCCCTGCTGGGCCACGAGCTGGGCCACTGCCTGCCGCGCGGAGGGGGCCACCGCGCGGTCCACGCCGCCGGTCTCGTCCTGCGGGGGTGGCTGCGGGTGCTGTGGCCCTCGGGGTACGACGTCGCCGTCATGCGCTACCGGTCGCGGTGGGACCGCAGCGGTGGGCTCATCGGCGGCCCCGTCCTCGTCTGGCTCGCCACCGTGCTGCAGCGGCTCGCCGCCGTGCCGGCCCTCCTCGCGCTCGTCCTGCTCGACCGGCTCGAGGCGTCCGCGTCGCAGCGGGCCGAGTACGCCGCCGACGTGGCGGCCGCCCGGGTCGCCGGGACGCCGGGCGCCGTCGCGCTCCTGTCCGGTCTGGTCGACCCGCGCGGCTGGCTCACCTCCGTGTCCTCCGCGCTGCGCCGGGACGAGGACGTGTGGACGGCACTGGCCGTCGCCGGGCGACGGCCGGCCCGCGAGACCGCCCGGCTGCGCCGGATCGCCCGCGACGAGACGGTGCGCGTCGACGCGAGCCACCCGCCGACCGCGCTGCGGATCGACCTGCTCGAGCGGCTGCCGCGGACGGGGCCGGCGGCGACGATGACCCCGGAGCGGCTGGCCGCGGTGGACCGGGAGGTCGAGGGGCTGCTGCGCACGCGCCGCCGCGCCCTGACCGACCGGCTGCTCGAGTCCTGGGTCTGA